The Flavobacteriaceae bacterium 3519-10 genome includes a window with the following:
- a CDS encoding Transcription termination protein NusA yields MDGLALIEAFGDFKEEKSISKIDLMAIIEDSLKTLLRKRFDSDDHFDVIVNPDKGDFQIFLNKTIVEDDMSEDDDLEIEISEAKKIDPTFEVGEEFTIEIPIEGLGRRSILTLKQILATKLQEHNNAVLYEEFRDKIGEIVVGEVHHIRHKHVILLDDEDNEFILPKENQIPSDFFKKGENIRTIVESVDFKGSKPQIIVSRTAPKFLEKLLELEIPEIQDGTIILKKVVRIPGEKAKIAVDAYDDRIDPVGACVGVKGSRIHGVVRELKNENIDVIQWSKNPEIMVKRALGNVTVNKIEINEETKYAMVYTPVEEISRVIGKQGQNIRLASWLSGYEIDVHRESAEDDDVELKEFAGSDAGDIEQWIIDEFNKVGLTTAKSVLDKDTEALLKMVDLEEETIEEVKQILKEEFED; encoded by the coding sequence ATGGACGGTTTAGCATTAATTGAAGCATTTGGCGATTTTAAAGAAGAAAAAAGCATCAGTAAGATCGACCTGATGGCGATTATTGAAGATTCTCTTAAAACCCTGCTTAGAAAAAGATTCGACTCAGATGATCATTTCGACGTTATTGTAAACCCGGATAAAGGGGATTTTCAGATTTTTCTGAATAAAACAATTGTTGAAGATGATATGTCTGAAGATGACGATCTGGAAATTGAAATATCCGAGGCCAAGAAGATAGACCCAACCTTTGAGGTGGGCGAAGAATTTACAATTGAGATTCCGATTGAAGGTTTAGGACGCAGAAGCATTCTAACGCTGAAGCAGATTCTGGCTACAAAACTTCAGGAACATAACAATGCGGTGCTTTATGAAGAGTTCCGCGATAAGATTGGTGAGATTGTTGTTGGGGAAGTTCATCACATCCGCCACAAACACGTGATCTTGCTTGATGATGAAGACAATGAATTTATCCTTCCTAAAGAAAATCAAATTCCGTCCGACTTCTTTAAAAAAGGAGAAAACATCCGCACAATTGTAGAAAGTGTTGATTTTAAAGGATCCAAGCCTCAGATCATCGTATCGAGAACGGCGCCGAAATTTTTGGAAAAACTGCTTGAGCTTGAAATTCCGGAAATCCAGGATGGAACCATCATTCTTAAGAAAGTAGTGCGTATCCCGGGTGAAAAAGCCAAGATTGCCGTGGACGCTTATGATGACCGAATAGATCCGGTAGGCGCCTGTGTTGGTGTGAAAGGATCAAGGATTCATGGTGTTGTACGCGAACTTAAAAACGAAAATATCGACGTGATTCAGTGGTCTAAAAACCCGGAAATCATGGTAAAACGGGCATTAGGAAACGTGACCGTAAATAAAATCGAGATCAACGAAGAGACCAAATACGCGATGGTGTACACGCCAGTAGAGGAAATTTCGAGGGTGATCGGTAAACAAGGCCAAAACATCAGGCTTGCATCCTGGTTAAGTGGCTATGAAATAGACGTGCACAGAGAGTCTGCTGAGGACGATGATGTGGAACTGAAAGAATTTGCAGGCTCCGACGCAGGCGATATCGAGCAGTGGATCATCGATGAGTTCAATAAAGTAGGACTTACCACAGCGAAAAGTGTTCTGGATAAGGATACCGAAGCGCTTTTGAAAATGGTGGATTTGGAAGAAGAAACCATCGAGGAAGTAAAACAGATTTTGAAAGAAGAGTTTGAAGACTGA
- a CDS encoding UDP-glucose dehydrogenase codes for MNITIVGTGYVGLVTGTTLAELGNTVFCVDIDEEKVAAMKQGRVPIYEPGLEEMFLRNIQAQRLFFTTSLEEALEKSEVIYLALPTPPGEDGSADLSYVLSVAHKIGDLLTDYKVIVNKSTVPVGTADIVREAISAKTDVEFDVVSNPEFLREGFAVEDSMNPARVIVGSESERAKEIMSKIYQPFTNTGVPIIFMDERSSELTKYAANSFLAVKITFMNEIANYCEKVGADVDKVRLGMGSDDRIGHRFLFPGIGYGGSCFPKDVKALIKSGKQENFDFQLLEATENVNQAQKVILVSEIEKYFGGNLQGKKIAVWGLAFKANTDDIREASALDNIRLLRAKGAEISAYDSIAEENVRRILGNDITYANDMYSALQDADCLLIATEWSEFKNPNFELMAAKMKNKAIFDGRNMFALEQVENSGFYYKSIGRKTLE; via the coding sequence TTGAATATTACAATTGTTGGGACAGGCTATGTAGGGTTGGTTACGGGCACTACGCTCGCGGAGTTGGGAAACACCGTTTTTTGTGTGGATATTGATGAGGAAAAAGTAGCTGCCATGAAACAGGGGCGCGTGCCGATTTACGAGCCCGGCCTCGAAGAAATGTTCCTCCGCAACATCCAGGCGCAACGCCTTTTTTTCACAACGAGCCTTGAAGAAGCCTTAGAAAAAAGCGAAGTGATTTACCTCGCACTTCCGACACCGCCGGGTGAAGACGGCTCTGCGGATCTTTCGTATGTACTGAGTGTTGCCCATAAAATCGGAGATTTACTCACAGATTATAAGGTTATTGTAAACAAATCGACCGTACCGGTTGGAACCGCAGATATTGTGCGCGAGGCCATTTCAGCTAAAACCGATGTAGAATTCGATGTGGTTTCGAACCCCGAGTTTCTGCGCGAAGGTTTTGCCGTTGAAGATTCAATGAATCCAGCGCGCGTGATTGTAGGAAGCGAATCCGAACGCGCGAAGGAAATAATGTCGAAAATTTATCAGCCCTTCACAAACACCGGTGTGCCTATTATCTTCATGGATGAAAGATCTTCTGAACTTACCAAATATGCAGCAAATTCTTTTCTGGCCGTGAAAATTACATTTATGAACGAAATCGCCAATTATTGCGAAAAAGTAGGCGCTGACGTAGATAAAGTAAGGCTCGGGATGGGTTCGGACGACCGAATAGGGCATCGTTTTCTTTTTCCTGGAATCGGTTATGGCGGAAGCTGTTTTCCGAAAGACGTGAAAGCATTAATTAAATCAGGCAAGCAGGAAAATTTTGATTTTCAGCTACTTGAAGCTACCGAAAATGTAAATCAGGCGCAGAAAGTGATCCTGGTTTCAGAAATAGAGAAATATTTCGGAGGCAATCTTCAGGGCAAAAAAATCGCGGTCTGGGGTCTTGCCTTCAAAGCGAATACCGACGATATCCGTGAGGCTTCTGCTTTGGACAACATCCGGCTTCTGCGTGCAAAAGGTGCAGAAATTTCGGCTTACGACTCAATCGCTGAGGAAAACGTGCGCCGGATTTTGGGTAACGACATCACCTACGCAAACGATATGTATTCGGCTCTGCAGGATGCCGACTGTCTTCTGATCGCTACTGAATGGAGCGAATTTAAAAATCCTAACTTTGAACTTATGGCCGCAAAAATGAAGAACAAAGCGATCTTCGACGGCCGCAATATGTTTGCGCTTGAACAGGTAGAAAATTCCGGTTTTTATTATAAGTCGATCGGCCGGAAGACGCTTGAATAG
- a CDS encoding O-antigen export system, permease protein, giving the protein MTEPQQKWTETIESRHSLFDLKLGEVWRYKDLVYMFVKRDFISGFKQTVLGPVWFFINPIFTTIVYLVVFGNIANLSTDGAPKILFYLAGVTLWNYFSACLTGTSNVFVSNAGIFGKVYFPRLVMPLTIVISNLMRFGVQMALFIAAFLYYYFNGDVTPNLWILATPFLIILMAAFALGTGMIFSALTTKYRDIQMLLGFGISLFMYVTPVIYPLSALPPKLKTIASYNPLSGIFECFKYGWLGVGDFSAPLLLISSLIIFVLLAVGTVVFNKVEKGFMDTV; this is encoded by the coding sequence ATGACCGAACCGCAGCAGAAATGGACCGAAACCATTGAATCCAGACACTCTCTCTTCGACCTTAAACTCGGCGAGGTTTGGCGTTACAAAGACCTTGTGTACATGTTTGTGAAGCGCGATTTTATTTCGGGTTTCAAGCAGACAGTTTTGGGACCCGTTTGGTTTTTTATCAACCCAATCTTTACCACCATTGTTTATTTAGTTGTTTTCGGCAATATCGCCAATCTGTCAACCGACGGCGCGCCGAAAATCTTATTCTACCTCGCCGGCGTTACCTTATGGAATTATTTTTCTGCCTGCCTCACGGGTACTTCGAATGTTTTTGTGAGCAATGCAGGTATTTTCGGGAAAGTCTATTTTCCGAGGCTGGTGATGCCGCTCACAATCGTGATATCGAACCTGATGCGTTTTGGGGTCCAGATGGCGCTGTTTATTGCCGCGTTTTTGTACTATTATTTCAATGGAGATGTAACGCCTAATTTGTGGATTTTAGCAACGCCTTTTTTAATTATTTTAATGGCGGCTTTTGCTTTGGGAACAGGAATGATTTTTTCGGCGCTGACGACAAAATACCGCGACATACAGATGCTGCTGGGCTTTGGGATCAGTCTTTTTATGTACGTAACGCCGGTAATTTACCCACTTTCGGCTTTGCCGCCAAAACTGAAAACGATTGCGTCCTACAACCCGCTTTCGGGCATTTTTGAGTGTTTTAAATATGGCTGGCTTGGCGTTGGCGATTTTTCGGCGCCGCTGCTTCTGATCAGCTCGTTAATAATTTTCGTCCTGTTGGCGGTAGGAACCGTGGTTTTTAATAAAGTTGAAAAAGGATTTATGGACACCGTGTAG
- a CDS encoding Polysaccharide ABC transporter, ATP-binding protein — protein sequence MLALKAENISKQYRLGQVGTGTLTHDINRMWHQMRGKEDPYLKIGEANDRSTKGASEYVWSLRDINFEIEQGDAVGIIGRNGAGKSTLLKLLSKVTKPTTGKIYTKGRIASLLEVGTGFHPEMTGRENIYLNGAILGMTRKEIARKFDEIVDFSGVERYIDTPVKRYSSGMYVRLAFAVAAHLESEILIVDEVLAVGDAEFQKKCLGKMGDVSKGEGRTVLFVSHDLNAVSQICNSGILLNQGLVEYKGNIRETVSTYLNSDSDAVIYLNSNKKVGKKMFIQEIQVVKTNGEISKEYLYDEPINFKFTIAINEFVPGTSFFVTVLDSRKKRVFSCEKLMVDPDMTLTIEPHTLVRGNYSIHAFINQPKVAQLDVAEDVCKFTVSDPDSYLAKHGEYDYGSVFGRYQWK from the coding sequence ATGTTAGCATTAAAAGCTGAAAATATATCCAAACAATACCGTCTCGGGCAAGTCGGTACGGGGACGCTTACGCACGACATCAACCGTATGTGGCACCAGATGCGCGGAAAGGAAGATCCTTATCTTAAAATTGGTGAAGCTAACGACCGCTCTACCAAAGGCGCATCAGAGTATGTATGGTCACTTCGCGACATCAATTTTGAAATCGAACAGGGCGATGCCGTCGGGATTATCGGCAGGAACGGCGCAGGAAAATCCACGTTACTGAAACTTTTAAGCAAAGTTACCAAGCCAACCACCGGAAAAATTTACACAAAAGGACGGATCGCCTCACTACTCGAAGTCGGAACAGGTTTTCATCCTGAAATGACGGGGCGCGAAAACATTTACCTCAACGGTGCCATTTTAGGGATGACGAGAAAAGAGATCGCGCGCAAATTTGACGAAATAGTCGATTTTTCGGGGGTTGAAAGATATATCGACACGCCGGTGAAAAGATATTCGTCGGGAATGTATGTGCGTTTGGCATTCGCTGTCGCAGCGCATTTAGAATCAGAAATTTTAATTGTCGATGAAGTTCTCGCCGTTGGTGATGCCGAATTCCAGAAAAAATGTTTGGGAAAAATGGGTGACGTAAGCAAAGGCGAAGGGCGGACGGTGCTTTTTGTGAGTCATGACCTCAACGCAGTTTCGCAAATCTGCAACTCCGGAATTCTATTAAATCAAGGTCTTGTAGAATATAAGGGAAATATTCGGGAAACCGTTTCCACCTACTTAAATTCCGATAGTGACGCAGTTATTTATCTGAATTCAAATAAAAAGGTTGGGAAGAAAATGTTTATTCAGGAAATTCAGGTCGTTAAAACCAACGGCGAAATAAGTAAAGAATATTTATACGATGAACCGATCAATTTTAAATTTACCATTGCAATTAATGAATTTGTGCCTGGTACCAGTTTCTTTGTAACGGTTCTCGATTCAAGGAAGAAACGAGTGTTTTCGTGCGAAAAATTAATGGTCGATCCGGACATGACTTTAACCATCGAACCACATACATTAGTCCGCGGAAATTACTCTATACACGCGTTCATCAATCAGCCTAAAGTTGCTCAATTAGATGTCGCCGAAGATGTATGTAAATTCACCGTTTCCGACCCCGATTCATACTTAGCAAAACACGGTGAGTATGATTATGGCTCTGTTTTCGGACGATATCAATGGAAATAA
- a CDS encoding methyltransferase FkbM family — MSMIMALFSDDINGNKMINKLKKLWEVYRHERYRENLQNVMNPKTGITPAERERVLAFPEFVPGEAHFFGQQLSFSHGPSFIHSIDEIFEEELYKFTSATQTPYIIDCGANIGLSVLYFKRLFPNSEIIAFEPDEKIFKILKKNTISLENVTLEKKAVWTEETTLEFFSEGALAGSVVTDFSNKNDIIKIEAVDLKKYLNRKVNFLKIDIEGAENTVFFDIADHLHQVQNLFLEYHGLINEPQNLGEILNILKDEGFQYYIRLAGETIKFPYCGEKPSTFNQQLNILCYRS, encoded by the coding sequence GTGAGTATGATTATGGCTCTGTTTTCGGACGATATCAATGGAAATAAGATGATAAATAAGCTTAAAAAACTTTGGGAAGTTTACCGCCACGAACGCTATCGCGAAAATCTTCAAAACGTGATGAATCCCAAAACCGGAATTACGCCAGCAGAACGAGAGCGCGTGCTTGCCTTTCCAGAATTTGTGCCGGGTGAGGCTCACTTTTTCGGGCAACAGCTTTCGTTTTCGCACGGTCCGTCTTTTATTCACTCTATTGATGAAATTTTCGAAGAAGAACTATATAAATTCACTTCTGCAACGCAGACACCGTACATCATAGACTGCGGCGCGAATATCGGTTTGAGTGTTCTCTATTTCAAAAGACTGTTTCCCAATTCCGAAATTATCGCTTTCGAACCTGACGAAAAAATTTTTAAAATCCTCAAAAAAAACACGATTAGTCTCGAAAATGTAACCCTCGAAAAAAAGGCTGTCTGGACCGAGGAAACCACGTTGGAATTTTTTTCTGAAGGCGCGCTCGCTGGATCCGTCGTTACTGATTTCAGCAATAAAAACGACATCATTAAAATTGAGGCTGTTGATCTGAAAAAATACCTCAACAGAAAGGTTAATTTCCTTAAGATCGACATCGAAGGAGCGGAAAACACTGTCTTTTTCGATATTGCAGACCATCTTCATCAAGTGCAAAATCTGTTTCTGGAATATCACGGTCTGATCAACGAACCGCAGAATTTAGGTGAAATTTTGAATATACTTAAAGACGAAGGCTTTCAATATTACATCAGGTTAGCGGGCGAGACCATTAAGTTTCCATACTGTGGTGAAAAGCCGTCAACATTCAATCAGCAGTTGAATATTCTATGTTACAGAAGTTGA
- a CDS encoding Glycosyl transferase, family 2, with protein sequence MLQKLKTMENTLVSICIPTYNGEKFIQEALDSVRNQTYKNIEVIISDDASKDSTMAICEQFKEKAPFPVHIYSHQPEGIGANWDHCIQRANGEFIKFLFQDDILEPNCVEEFVKLQHQTGENVFYCKRKLIDEDGADISETTYIADLQTPINLTFDDFYLFTKKDLKKLASKYSTALSHNFFGEPVACFASKKAYVSTGKHNSDLKQLVDFEYSLRLLEHYPVVITAQKLIRFRVHKQQTTYRNQLSDVKENDIINDYLIKKYFRYLDRRVIMRYYYNKYPLLSKLRGKIPF encoded by the coding sequence ATGTTACAGAAGTTGAAAACCATGGAAAATACGTTAGTCTCCATCTGCATCCCCACCTACAACGGCGAAAAATTTATTCAGGAAGCGCTGGATTCTGTAAGAAATCAAACCTATAAAAATATTGAGGTTATTATTTCCGATGATGCATCCAAAGACTCAACAATGGCTATTTGTGAGCAGTTTAAAGAAAAAGCACCGTTCCCGGTGCATATTTATAGTCATCAACCTGAAGGTATTGGCGCAAACTGGGATCACTGCATTCAGCGGGCAAATGGTGAGTTTATAAAATTTCTTTTTCAGGACGACATCCTGGAGCCAAACTGCGTCGAAGAATTTGTGAAGCTTCAGCACCAAACCGGTGAAAATGTTTTTTACTGTAAGAGAAAACTTATCGATGAAGACGGCGCAGATATAAGCGAAACCACATATATTGCAGATTTACAGACTCCTATAAATCTCACATTCGACGATTTCTACCTATTCACTAAAAAAGATCTGAAGAAACTGGCCTCGAAATATTCAACAGCGCTCAGCCACAATTTCTTTGGTGAACCTGTAGCCTGCTTTGCGAGCAAGAAAGCTTATGTGAGTACCGGAAAACACAACAGCGATCTCAAACAGCTCGTGGATTTTGAGTATTCTTTAAGGCTTCTCGAACATTATCCGGTGGTAATCACTGCGCAGAAACTCATCCGTTTCCGCGTTCATAAGCAACAGACAACGTATCGTAATCAACTTAGTGATGTGAAAGAAAACGACATTATTAACGATTACCTGATTAAGAAATATTTTCGATATTTGGACCGAAGGGTCATCATGAGATACTATTACAACAAATATCCTCTGTTAAGTAAACTTCGGGGCAAAATACCGTTCTAA
- a CDS encoding putative glycosyl transferase, producing the protein MTRISIVILTYNHEKFIGQNLAGIFSQAVDAAVEVIICDDHSQDQTDSEITKSLENISDGFNVKYIRHSKNMGATPNFYFALEQVTGDFVAFCEGDDYWTDPHKLQHQLDFLKNNPDYSMCFHAAQNIADDPAVNGTLFSDIETRDYSQLEIYRHWIVHTATVMMRSEVLRSAAKKATMKDQSLQYFDTVLFLAARSVGKVHGFEKVMSAYRRHDAGLSAGKVNYKRDLKHNKLDAVIGKYYKGDISKFSDWQIFTRSYRNFKSLLSESKWKTALQYLPWLLRNRTIVYYFLKNR; encoded by the coding sequence ATGACTAGAATTTCCATTGTAATCCTCACTTACAACCATGAAAAATTTATCGGCCAAAACCTGGCAGGCATCTTTTCTCAGGCAGTAGATGCGGCGGTGGAGGTAATTATTTGTGATGATCATTCGCAGGATCAAACGGATTCCGAAATAACAAAAAGTTTAGAGAATATTTCTGACGGTTTTAATGTGAAATATATCCGGCATTCAAAAAACATGGGAGCAACACCGAATTTTTACTTTGCTTTGGAGCAGGTTACAGGCGATTTTGTCGCTTTCTGCGAGGGTGACGATTACTGGACGGATCCGCATAAACTTCAGCATCAGCTTGATTTTCTTAAAAACAATCCAGATTACAGCATGTGTTTTCATGCCGCACAAAACATCGCTGACGATCCCGCGGTGAACGGCACTCTATTTTCCGACATTGAAACGCGCGATTACAGCCAGCTTGAAATCTACAGACACTGGATCGTGCATACAGCCACGGTGATGATGAGATCGGAAGTTTTGAGATCGGCCGCAAAAAAAGCCACGATGAAAGACCAATCTCTGCAGTATTTTGATACGGTGCTATTTTTGGCCGCCAGATCTGTGGGTAAAGTTCACGGTTTTGAAAAAGTAATGTCCGCTTACCGAAGGCACGACGCGGGTTTGTCCGCAGGAAAAGTTAATTACAAACGGGATTTAAAACACAATAAACTGGACGCTGTTATTGGCAAATATTACAAAGGCGACATCAGCAAATTTTCTGATTGGCAGATATTTACGCGAAGTTATCGTAATTTTAAAAGTCTGCTGAGCGAATCGAAATGGAAAACAGCGCTTCAGTATCTTCCGTGGCTCCTCCGAAACCGTACTATTGTGTATTATTTCCTGAAAAACAGATAA
- a CDS encoding putative glycosyltransferase — MTAGKKIKIAYLCTVAPKDRKVWSGTFFRMYESFQNRGFEIEWIEVGKYTDFENSLFSRVENLYKKLFQRGFNKNHFLLKAFFASRKLTAKLKNSSADIVFAPTYIAELAFVKTNKPIIYLSDATFHQLLNYYGAMSGFGFASKKLTVLVEKLAFKKAEHLVFSSEWAADHAVNFYRIPLQKVDVIKFGSNSAAPDKIIQKDYSGEIVFLFLGIDWNRKGGQIALDAVKILRERNYSVKFKVVGCVPPVTDPVMEVIPFLNKNNPDEAQHILDILNNSEFVFMPTRADCTPISFCEAASYGLPVISTDTGGVSAVVENGETGILLPPSATAKDYADQIEILLKAPEKIKAMANKARLKYDNELNWNVWGDKMNTLIMNLLSK; from the coding sequence ATGACAGCCGGAAAAAAAATAAAAATCGCTTATTTGTGTACCGTTGCTCCTAAAGACCGGAAGGTTTGGTCGGGAACGTTTTTCAGGATGTACGAATCGTTCCAAAACCGGGGATTTGAAATTGAATGGATCGAGGTCGGAAAATACACCGATTTCGAAAACAGCCTTTTTTCACGCGTTGAAAACCTCTATAAAAAATTGTTCCAACGCGGCTTTAATAAAAATCATTTTCTGCTGAAAGCTTTTTTCGCGTCCCGGAAACTCACCGCTAAACTAAAAAACTCGTCGGCCGATATTGTTTTCGCACCGACTTATATTGCCGAGCTCGCTTTTGTAAAAACCAACAAACCGATTATTTACCTAAGTGACGCAACTTTCCATCAGCTTCTCAATTATTACGGTGCAATGAGTGGCTTCGGATTTGCATCAAAAAAACTTACGGTTCTCGTGGAGAAACTGGCCTTTAAGAAGGCAGAGCACTTAGTATTCTCGAGTGAATGGGCCGCGGATCATGCCGTGAATTTCTATCGAATTCCTTTACAGAAAGTGGACGTAATTAAATTTGGCTCTAACAGCGCCGCCCCAGATAAAATCATCCAAAAAGATTATTCCGGAGAGATTGTTTTTCTATTTTTAGGCATAGATTGGAACCGCAAAGGTGGGCAAATCGCTCTCGATGCAGTGAAAATTCTGCGTGAACGTAATTATTCGGTAAAGTTTAAAGTCGTGGGTTGCGTTCCACCAGTTACAGATCCGGTGATGGAAGTGATTCCTTTTTTAAATAAGAACAACCCCGACGAAGCGCAGCATATTTTGGATATTTTAAACAATTCCGAATTTGTTTTTATGCCCACCCGCGCGGACTGTACACCGATTTCTTTTTGTGAAGCCGCGAGCTACGGACTTCCCGTAATTTCTACCGACACTGGCGGTGTGAGCGCAGTAGTGGAAAACGGCGAAACAGGAATTCTTCTGCCACCATCAGCAACAGCCAAAGATTACGCTGACCAGATTGAGATCCTGCTTAAGGCTCCTGAAAAAATAAAGGCGATGGCCAACAAGGCCAGGTTAAAATATGACAACGAACTGAACTGGAATGTCTGGGGAGATAAAATGAACACGCTGATAATGAACTTATTATCAAAGTAA